A stretch of Brevundimonas naejangsanensis DNA encodes these proteins:
- a CDS encoding alpha-glucosidase — protein MTLATLPVVPSPDQAHQDWWRGAVVYQVYPRSFADTDGDGVGDLNGVTAHLDHIASLGVDAVWISPFYTSPMKDFGYDVADYCDVDPVFGTLADFDRLVEKAHALGLKIIVDQVWSHTSDQHEWFKASRQDRANPYADWYVWADAKADGSPPNNWQSVFGGPGWTWDARRGQYYQHNFLPEQPQLNGRNPAVQDALLAAGKFWLDRGVDGFRLDAVNFMINDPSLKDNPAFPAGGKRTRPFDFQDKIYNQSHPDIILFLERVRALTDSYGDGRFTVAEVGGDHADREMKEYTADGRHLHSAYGFLYLYAQRLVVDLVQAGAAMWPGDAGEGWPSWTFSNHDAPRAVSRWAEGRDERRLAEMLMLLLVSLRGNVFVYYGEELGLPQGEVPFERLVDPEAIANWPQTLGRDGARTPMPWSADAPFAGFSSVEPWLPIDPRHPAMAVDAQEADPTSMLHAARRILALRRAHPALKTGAMAVLATEPVLVFTREGADEALLAAFNLGHEAQAWRAPEGYAVVDAVNLDAARPGVLPPLGGVLLRKDAG, from the coding sequence GTGACCCTCGCGACCCTCCCCGTCGTCCCCTCTCCCGACCAGGCCCATCAGGACTGGTGGCGCGGCGCCGTCGTCTATCAGGTCTATCCGCGCAGCTTCGCCGACACCGACGGCGACGGCGTCGGCGACCTGAACGGCGTCACGGCGCACCTGGACCACATCGCCTCCCTGGGCGTGGATGCGGTGTGGATCTCGCCCTTCTACACCTCGCCGATGAAGGACTTCGGCTATGACGTGGCCGACTACTGCGACGTCGATCCGGTGTTCGGGACCCTGGCCGACTTCGACCGGCTGGTGGAGAAGGCCCACGCTCTGGGGCTGAAGATCATCGTCGACCAGGTCTGGTCGCACACCTCGGACCAGCACGAATGGTTCAAGGCCAGCCGTCAGGACCGCGCCAACCCTTACGCCGACTGGTACGTCTGGGCCGACGCCAAGGCCGACGGCTCGCCGCCGAACAACTGGCAGTCCGTCTTCGGCGGGCCGGGCTGGACCTGGGACGCACGGCGCGGCCAGTACTACCAGCACAACTTCCTGCCCGAGCAGCCGCAGCTGAACGGCCGCAATCCGGCGGTGCAGGACGCGCTTCTGGCCGCCGGCAAGTTCTGGCTGGACCGGGGCGTCGACGGCTTCCGCCTGGACGCCGTCAACTTCATGATCAACGACCCGTCGCTGAAGGACAATCCGGCCTTCCCGGCGGGCGGCAAGCGGACACGGCCGTTCGACTTCCAGGACAAGATCTACAACCAGTCCCACCCCGACATCATCCTGTTCCTGGAGCGGGTGCGGGCCCTGACCGACAGCTACGGCGACGGCCGCTTCACCGTGGCCGAGGTCGGCGGCGACCACGCCGACCGCGAGATGAAGGAATACACGGCCGACGGCCGTCATCTGCACAGCGCCTACGGCTTCCTCTACCTCTACGCCCAGAGGCTGGTCGTCGACCTGGTGCAGGCGGGCGCGGCCATGTGGCCCGGCGACGCGGGCGAGGGCTGGCCGTCCTGGACCTTCTCCAACCACGACGCGCCGCGCGCCGTCTCGCGCTGGGCCGAGGGCCGCGACGAGCGCCGGCTGGCCGAGATGCTGATGCTGCTGCTGGTCAGCCTGCGCGGCAACGTCTTCGTCTATTACGGCGAGGAGCTGGGCCTGCCCCAGGGCGAGGTGCCGTTCGAGCGGCTGGTCGACCCCGAGGCCATCGCCAACTGGCCCCAGACCCTGGGTCGCGACGGCGCCCGCACCCCCATGCCGTGGTCGGCCGACGCCCCCTTCGCCGGCTTCTCGAGCGTCGAGCCCTGGCTGCCGATCGACCCGCGCCACCCGGCGATGGCGGTGGACGCCCAGGAGGCCGATCCGACCTCCATGCTGCACGCCGCGCGCCGCATCCTGGCCCTGCGCCGCGCCCATCCGGCGCTGAAGACGGGCGCCATGGCGGTGCTCGCGACCGAGCCGGTCCTGGTCTTCACCCGCGAGGGCGCGGACGAGGCCCTGCTGGCCGCCTTCAACCTGGGCCACGAGGCGCAGGCCTGGCGCGCGCCCGAAGGCTACGCCGTCGTCGACGCGGTCAATCTGGATGCGGCCCGGCCGGGCGTCCTGCCCCCGCTGGGCGGCGTGCTGCTGCGCAAGGACGCGGGCTGA
- a CDS encoding LacI family DNA-binding transcriptional regulator codes for MRFRSPRPVSRKSTRLEDLARLAGVSISTASRALNDHPAVNDRTKQLIWKLAREHDYPFRRYMPAGPIGAEATIALVVPRPQGREGRLSDPFFLELLAGVGEAARERGCDLIISHLAPATYEDVAAAMTTSRADGVIFLGQSTLHAAFNRMVETEARFVVWGAELPDQLYCSIGSDNIHGGRRATLHLARLGRKRIVFLGDLDPPESMQRHRGYLEALEGAGLAVDPDLIVDAHFEVESAEASVESLIRRGVAFDGVVCASDQIALGAVRALLNAGRRVPEDVSVIGFDNVPFSRYSRPALSTIAQDTMKAGRLMVSKLLDHAGQTVGRSERVPTELIVRESCGG; via the coding sequence ATGAGATTTCGGAGTCCGCGACCCGTGAGCCGCAAGTCCACGCGACTGGAAGACCTGGCCCGGCTGGCGGGGGTGTCCATCTCGACCGCCTCGCGGGCGCTGAACGACCATCCGGCGGTCAACGACCGGACCAAGCAGCTGATCTGGAAGCTGGCGCGCGAGCACGACTATCCGTTCCGCCGCTACATGCCCGCCGGGCCGATCGGGGCCGAGGCGACCATCGCCCTGGTCGTGCCGCGCCCGCAGGGGCGCGAAGGGCGGCTCAGCGATCCCTTCTTCCTGGAGTTGCTGGCCGGGGTGGGCGAGGCGGCGCGCGAGCGCGGCTGCGATCTGATCATCAGCCACCTGGCGCCCGCCACCTATGAGGACGTGGCCGCGGCCATGACCACCAGCCGGGCTGACGGGGTCATCTTCCTGGGCCAGAGCACCCTGCACGCGGCCTTCAACCGCATGGTCGAGACCGAGGCGCGCTTCGTCGTCTGGGGCGCCGAACTGCCGGACCAGCTCTATTGCTCGATCGGCTCGGACAACATCCACGGCGGGCGCCGCGCGACGCTGCACCTGGCCCGCCTGGGCCGCAAACGCATCGTCTTCCTGGGCGACCTGGACCCGCCCGAGTCCATGCAGCGCCACCGCGGCTACCTCGAGGCCCTGGAAGGGGCGGGGCTGGCGGTCGATCCGGACCTGATCGTCGACGCCCATTTCGAGGTGGAATCGGCCGAGGCCTCGGTGGAGTCCCTGATCCGGCGCGGCGTCGCCTTCGACGGCGTGGTCTGCGCCAGCGACCAGATCGCCCTGGGCGCGGTGCGCGCCCTGCTGAACGCCGGGCGCCGCGTGCCCGAGGACGTCTCCGTCATCGGCTTCGACAACGTGCCCTTCAGCCGCTACTCGCGCCCGGCCCTGTCGACCATCGCCCAGGACACGATGAAGGCCGGGCGGCTGATGGTGTCCAAGCTGCTGGACCACGCCGGCCAGACGGTCGGCCGGTCCGAGCGGGTGCCGACCGAGCTGATCGTGCGCGAAAGCTGCGGCGGCTGA
- a CDS encoding TonB-dependent receptor, whose translation MNPGFTRRARLMSGGALGVVLTLALGGVAQAQSTAPRDEQATQVDEIVVTGIRRSIEASISAKANNTSIVEVVSAEDIGKLPDVSIAESLARLPGVTSQRLDGRSQLISIRGLGPDFTTALLNGREMVTTGDNRGVEFDQFPSEMMASVVVYKTPDAALIGQGLAGTVDMRTIRPLDYGRRAIVANARYEWNDIGALNAGTTDHGQRYTLSYVDQFADDTIGVALGYAHMSSPYQSERFNAWGYPTYSDGNLLTGGVKPYVMSSELERDGYMGVLEWRPNDRFHSTIDAFYSEFKNTQVLRGIEFPLAWGGMAESPNRDPGATPPVLGGCEITGNVLTPNVCRPGPSLRPGYTVEDGLIVAGTWDNIKGVVRNDLNKRDSNITAIGWNTAFVANDDWSFNLDLNYSKVERSDVILETNAGTGRNINGALDTLGFELTSDGVTRFTSQLNYADPNLIKITSPQGWGGDVIPGGQAGYMNTPSIEDEIKAARFAGRRELHQSPFGSIDFGVNYSQRQKTFDNNQFYLAVPGGGDLAIPAEFLLAPTDLGYLGISQVISYDALGVINSGALAKVRNPNADVLSGNWEVTEKVTTAYIRANVDHNLFGRPLTGNVGIQAVYTDQSSTGFSAEQLGQGVARTTAVSGGTDYLEILPSANFILETGDDLFVRFAVARTLARPRMDDMRASRNYSYNPAFAQSGDINRSPWSGSGGNPHLKPFIADVADISIEKYFANRRGYVSLAGFYKHLESYVFGRNQIFDFTGYPIGAGNPEPVLRQGLIHAADNGDGGWIKGAEFAISTPFDIFHPMLDGFGAQLSASWTDSEIQPDPTQAPTTLPGLSETVVNATVYYEKDGFQARVSNRYRSDFLGEVAGFGNGRTLRSVAAENVIDAQIGYEFQSGPAEGLSILAQVNNLTDEPFKTFENGDERRTIDFQKYGRTFLVGVNYRF comes from the coding sequence ATGAATCCTGGCTTCACCCGGCGCGCGCGCCTCATGTCCGGCGGCGCGCTCGGCGTCGTCCTCACCCTGGCCCTGGGCGGCGTCGCCCAGGCGCAAAGCACGGCGCCGCGCGACGAGCAGGCGACCCAGGTCGACGAGATCGTCGTCACCGGCATCCGCCGCTCGATCGAGGCCTCGATCTCGGCCAAGGCCAACAACACCTCCATCGTCGAGGTCGTCTCGGCCGAGGACATCGGCAAGCTGCCGGACGTCTCCATCGCCGAATCCCTGGCGCGCCTGCCGGGCGTCACCTCGCAGCGCCTGGACGGGCGCAGCCAGCTGATCTCGATCCGCGGCCTGGGCCCGGACTTCACCACCGCCCTGCTGAACGGGCGCGAGATGGTCACGACCGGCGACAACCGCGGCGTCGAGTTCGACCAGTTCCCCTCGGAAATGATGGCCAGCGTCGTGGTCTATAAGACCCCCGACGCGGCCCTGATCGGTCAGGGCCTGGCCGGCACGGTCGACATGCGGACCATCCGCCCGCTGGACTACGGCCGCCGCGCCATCGTCGCCAACGCCCGCTATGAGTGGAACGACATCGGCGCCCTGAACGCGGGCACCACCGACCACGGCCAGCGCTACACCCTGAGCTATGTCGACCAGTTCGCCGACGACACCATCGGCGTGGCCCTGGGCTATGCCCATATGTCGTCGCCGTATCAGTCCGAGCGCTTCAACGCCTGGGGCTATCCGACCTACAGCGACGGCAACCTGCTGACCGGCGGGGTCAAGCCCTACGTCATGTCGTCGGAGCTGGAGCGCGACGGCTACATGGGCGTGCTGGAATGGCGCCCGAACGACCGCTTCCATTCGACGATCGACGCCTTCTATTCGGAGTTCAAGAACACCCAGGTTCTGCGCGGCATCGAGTTCCCGCTGGCCTGGGGCGGCATGGCCGAGAGCCCGAACCGCGATCCGGGTGCCACGCCGCCGGTTCTGGGCGGCTGTGAGATCACCGGCAATGTGCTGACCCCGAACGTCTGCCGTCCCGGCCCGTCGCTGCGTCCCGGCTACACCGTCGAGGACGGCCTGATCGTCGCCGGCACCTGGGACAACATCAAGGGCGTGGTCCGCAACGACCTGAACAAGCGCGACAGCAACATCACGGCCATCGGCTGGAACACCGCGTTCGTCGCCAACGACGACTGGTCGTTCAACCTGGACCTGAACTACTCCAAGGTCGAGCGCAGCGACGTCATCCTGGAGACCAACGCCGGCACCGGCCGCAACATCAACGGCGCGCTGGACACCCTGGGCTTCGAGCTGACCAGCGACGGGGTGACGCGCTTCACCAGCCAGCTGAACTACGCCGATCCGAACCTGATCAAGATCACCAGCCCGCAGGGCTGGGGCGGCGACGTCATCCCCGGCGGCCAGGCCGGCTACATGAACACGCCGTCCATCGAGGACGAGATCAAGGCCGCCCGCTTCGCCGGCCGTCGTGAGCTGCACCAGAGCCCGTTCGGCTCGATCGACTTCGGCGTGAACTACTCCCAGCGCCAGAAGACCTTCGACAACAACCAGTTCTATCTGGCCGTGCCCGGCGGCGGCGACCTGGCCATCCCGGCCGAATTCCTGCTGGCGCCGACCGACCTGGGCTACCTCGGCATCTCCCAGGTGATCAGCTACGACGCCCTGGGCGTGATCAACAGCGGCGCCCTGGCCAAGGTGCGCAACCCCAACGCCGACGTGCTGTCGGGCAACTGGGAAGTCACGGAAAAGGTCACCACCGCCTATATCCGCGCCAACGTCGACCACAACCTGTTCGGCCGACCGCTGACCGGCAACGTCGGCATCCAGGCGGTCTATACGGACCAGTCCTCGACCGGCTTCTCGGCCGAGCAGCTGGGGCAGGGCGTGGCGCGCACCACGGCCGTGTCCGGCGGGACCGACTATCTTGAGATCCTGCCCAGCGCCAACTTCATCCTGGAGACGGGCGACGACCTGTTCGTGCGCTTCGCCGTGGCCCGCACCCTCGCCCGGCCGCGCATGGACGACATGCGCGCCTCGCGCAACTACAGCTACAACCCCGCCTTTGCCCAGTCCGGCGACATCAACCGCTCGCCGTGGAGCGGCAGCGGCGGCAATCCGCACCTGAAGCCCTTCATCGCCGACGTGGCCGACATCTCCATCGAGAAATACTTCGCCAACCGGCGCGGCTATGTCTCGCTGGCCGGCTTCTACAAGCATCTGGAAAGCTATGTCTTCGGCCGCAACCAGATCTTCGACTTCACCGGCTATCCGATCGGCGCGGGCAACCCCGAGCCGGTGCTGCGCCAGGGCCTGATCCACGCGGCCGACAACGGCGACGGCGGCTGGATCAAGGGGGCGGAGTTCGCGATCTCGACCCCGTTCGACATCTTCCACCCGATGCTCGACGGCTTCGGCGCCCAGTTGAGCGCCTCCTGGACCGACAGCGAGATCCAGCCTGATCCGACCCAGGCGCCGACGACCCTGCCGGGCCTGTCGGAGACCGTGGTCAACGCGACGGTCTATTATGAGAAGGACGGCTTCCAGGCGCGCGTCTCGAACCGCTATCGCTCCGACTTCCTGGGCGAGGTGGCCGGCTTCGGCAACGGCCGCACCCTGCGTTCGGTCGCCGCCGAAAACGTGATCGACGCCCAGATCGGCTATGAGTTCCAGTCGGGTCCGGCCGAGGGGCTGTCGATCCTGGCCCAGGTCAACAACCTGACCGACGAGCCGTTCAAGACCTTCGAGAACGGCGACGAACGCCGCACCATCGACTTCCAGAAGTACGGCCGCACCTTCCTGGTCGGCGTCAACTACCGCTTCTGA
- a CDS encoding sugar MFS transporter: MSPSQPGTATRGTGLAFAYVTSLFFAWGFATSLIDPLIAAVRRVFDLSYTESFLTTFAWFIAYGAASLPAAAVLSRLGYSRAILAALLTMVAGCLIVPVATIVDFYPGILLALFVIASGVTLLQVAANPLVAELGSKKSSHFRLVFSQAFNSLGATVGPWLGAHVLLTGGVFAAGAVVTVATRGESLRSIDFAFLAMAGFFALIAAFIFSARKQINAAAPVHDAAEPVGAAAILKALKSRWAVFGALAIFVYVGSEVAIGNMLTNFLSGPGVLNIPIEAAGKMVALYWGGAMVGRFVGSWLLTRIHAGVLLSICTVVAAALCLIVTQTGGTTAAYAALAVGFFNSIMFPSIFTLTLERSSAPAASTSGLLVFGIIGGALLPLAAAQVADRAGDMHLAFFVPVAGYVLLTLFAVACARTQGRETAEGAASPH; encoded by the coding sequence ATGAGCCCATCTCAACCGGGAACGGCGACGCGCGGCACGGGCCTCGCCTTCGCCTATGTCACTAGCCTCTTCTTCGCCTGGGGCTTCGCCACCTCCCTGATCGACCCGCTGATTGCGGCGGTGCGGCGGGTGTTCGACCTCAGCTACACCGAATCCTTCCTGACCACCTTCGCCTGGTTCATCGCCTATGGCGCAGCCTCCCTGCCAGCGGCGGCGGTGCTGTCGCGCCTGGGCTACAGCCGGGCCATCCTCGCCGCCCTGCTGACCATGGTGGCCGGGTGCCTGATCGTGCCGGTCGCGACCATCGTCGACTTCTATCCGGGCATCCTGCTGGCCCTGTTCGTCATCGCCTCGGGGGTGACCCTGCTGCAGGTGGCGGCCAATCCCCTGGTGGCCGAGCTGGGCTCCAAGAAGAGCTCGCACTTCCGCCTGGTCTTCTCCCAGGCCTTCAACTCCCTGGGGGCCACGGTCGGGCCGTGGCTGGGGGCGCACGTGCTGCTGACCGGGGGCGTCTTCGCCGCGGGCGCGGTCGTCACCGTCGCCACGCGCGGGGAGTCGCTGCGCAGCATCGACTTCGCCTTCCTGGCCATGGCCGGCTTTTTCGCCCTGATCGCCGCCTTCATCTTCTCGGCTCGCAAGCAGATCAACGCCGCCGCCCCGGTGCATGACGCGGCCGAGCCGGTCGGGGCCGCCGCCATCCTGAAAGCGCTGAAGTCGCGCTGGGCCGTGTTCGGCGCCCTGGCCATCTTCGTCTACGTCGGCTCGGAAGTGGCCATCGGCAACATGCTGACCAACTTCCTGTCGGGCCCCGGCGTGCTGAACATCCCCATCGAGGCCGCGGGCAAGATGGTCGCCCTCTACTGGGGCGGGGCCATGGTCGGGCGGTTCGTCGGCTCCTGGCTGCTGACCCGCATCCACGCCGGGGTGCTGCTGTCGATCTGCACCGTCGTCGCGGCCGCCCTGTGCCTGATCGTCACCCAGACGGGCGGGACGACGGCGGCCTACGCCGCCCTGGCCGTCGGCTTCTTCAACTCCATCATGTTCCCCAGCATCTTCACCCTGACGCTGGAGCGGTCCTCGGCGCCGGCGGCCTCGACCTCGGGCCTGCTGGTGTTCGGCATCATCGGCGGGGCCCTGCTGCCGCTGGCGGCGGCCCAGGTGGCCGACCGCGCGGGCGACATGCACCTGGCCTTCTTCGTGCCGGTGGCGGGGTATGTGCTGCTGACGCTCTTCGCCGTGGCCTGCGCCCGCACCCAGGGCCGCGAGACGGCCGAGGGCGCCGCCTCGCCGCACTGA
- a CDS encoding alpha-amylase family glycosyl hydrolase, with the protein MARISRRQRRLSGAASALTLLIAGLAPGLIAAPTASARPVAAPASAEAFRQRPPQDEVIYFLLPDRFANGDAANDHGGYAPDRLVSGFDPANPEFYHGGDLAGIIQKLDYIQGLGATAIWMAPIFKNKPVQPTVGRPMAGFHGYWITDFTRPDPHFGEPETMKALVEAAHARGMKVYLDIVTNHTADVIQYRECPENDCAYRSVADYPWTRKGGVDGAPINDGFRGDGGAEDFAKLTDPTWAYTPYIPAGEETVKVPAWLNDPLLYHNRGDSTFRGESSTHGDFAGLDDLFTENPRVVQGMIEIFGDWIDDYGIDGFRIDTAKHVNPEFWQAFVPAIMERAKARGIPNFHVFGEVYDHDPAALARHTRVDKLPAVLDFAFQSVATDVANGAKAPDALATMFAADALYEGGAEAALHLPTFLGNHDMGRIGGFVLKAHPQASDQELLARTTLAHALMMFSRGVPTLYYGDEQGFAGGGGYGGGRQDMWDGQVPSYRAEQRIGGLRDPYDRQAPLYQAIAEMARLRAADPALRRGLQTVRAAAEEPGLFAFTRAEAGQAGETLVVFNTGTTPLTANVAVDPASTGWSASRGACPAQSVAPGVVRVSVPPLDYMICVSKGAQ; encoded by the coding sequence ATGGCCCGCATATCTCGCCGCCAACGTCGCCTGTCCGGCGCCGCTTCGGCCCTGACGCTCCTGATCGCGGGCCTGGCCCCGGGCCTGATCGCCGCCCCGACCGCCTCCGCCCGTCCCGTCGCCGCGCCTGCGTCTGCCGAGGCCTTCCGCCAGCGTCCGCCGCAGGACGAGGTGATCTACTTCCTGCTGCCCGACCGCTTCGCCAACGGCGATGCGGCCAATGATCACGGCGGCTACGCCCCCGACCGCCTGGTCAGCGGCTTCGACCCGGCCAATCCAGAATTTTACCACGGCGGCGACCTGGCCGGGATCATCCAGAAGCTGGACTACATCCAGGGACTGGGCGCCACGGCCATCTGGATGGCCCCCATCTTCAAGAACAAGCCGGTGCAGCCCACGGTCGGCCGCCCCATGGCGGGCTTTCACGGCTACTGGATCACCGACTTCACCCGCCCCGACCCGCACTTCGGCGAGCCGGAGACGATGAAGGCCCTGGTTGAGGCCGCCCATGCGCGCGGCATGAAGGTCTATCTGGACATCGTCACCAACCACACGGCCGACGTGATCCAGTATCGCGAATGCCCGGAAAACGACTGCGCCTACCGTTCGGTCGCCGACTATCCCTGGACCCGCAAGGGCGGGGTCGACGGCGCGCCGATCAACGACGGCTTCCGGGGCGACGGCGGCGCCGAGGACTTCGCCAAGCTGACCGATCCGACCTGGGCCTACACCCCCTACATCCCGGCGGGCGAGGAGACGGTGAAAGTCCCCGCCTGGCTGAACGATCCGCTGCTCTATCACAACCGGGGCGACTCCACCTTCCGCGGCGAAAGCTCGACCCACGGCGACTTCGCCGGGCTGGACGACCTGTTCACCGAGAACCCGCGCGTGGTTCAGGGCATGATCGAGATCTTCGGCGACTGGATCGACGACTACGGCATCGACGGCTTCCGCATCGACACCGCCAAGCACGTGAACCCCGAGTTCTGGCAGGCTTTCGTCCCGGCTATCATGGAGCGGGCCAAGGCGCGCGGCATCCCCAACTTCCACGTCTTCGGCGAGGTCTATGATCACGACCCGGCGGCGCTGGCGCGGCACACGCGGGTGGACAAGCTGCCCGCCGTCCTCGACTTCGCCTTCCAGTCGGTCGCCACCGACGTGGCCAACGGGGCCAAGGCGCCGGACGCCCTGGCGACGATGTTCGCCGCCGACGCCCTGTACGAAGGCGGGGCCGAGGCCGCCCTGCACCTGCCGACCTTCCTGGGCAACCATGACATGGGCCGCATCGGCGGCTTCGTGCTCAAGGCCCACCCGCAGGCCTCTGATCAGGAACTTCTGGCCCGCACGACCCTGGCCCACGCCCTGATGATGTTCAGCCGGGGCGTGCCGACCCTCTACTACGGCGACGAGCAGGGCTTCGCCGGCGGCGGCGGCTACGGCGGCGGACGCCAGGACATGTGGGACGGCCAGGTTCCCAGCTACCGCGCCGAACAGCGCATCGGCGGCCTGCGCGATCCCTATGACCGCCAGGCGCCGCTCTACCAGGCCATCGCCGAGATGGCGCGGCTGCGCGCCGCCGACCCGGCCCTGCGTCGCGGCCTGCAGACGGTGCGCGCCGCCGCCGAGGAACCCGGCCTGTTCGCCTTCACCCGCGCCGAAGCGGGTCAGGCCGGCGAAACCCTGGTGGTGTTCAACACCGGCACGACGCCCCTGACCGCCAATGTCGCGGTCGATCCGGCCTCGACCGGCTGGAGCGCCAGCCGCGGCGCCTGCCCCGCCCAATCCGTCGCCCCCGGCGTCGTCCGCGTCAGCGTGCCGCCGCTCGACTACATGATCTGCGTTTCCAAAGGCGCCCAGTAA
- a CDS encoding MFS transporter has product MSSSADASPSPTPPSAPPERPSALAPLRHPIFRAVWITSLVTNFGGLIQSVGAAWMMTSIASAQMTALVQASVTLPIMLLSLAAGALADTVDRRKIMLAAQTFMLLVSAGLAAMTWMGWITPWVLLTFTFLIGCGTAFNGPAWQASVGDMVPREDLAGAVTLNSMGFNMARSVGPAIGGLIVAAAGAAAAFAVNAFSYIGLLVVLFRWKPERPKQTLPREGLLAAMAGGLRYAFLSPRVSAVLLRALVFGVGASAVQALMPLVARHTVGGGPLVFGLLLGAFGVGAVGGALFVGRLRARFETETIVRAATLAFAVAALGVGYSPWLVLTLPALMVAGAGWVLTLSTFNVTVQMSVPRWVVARALALYQMAAFGGMAGGSWLWGALAQAHGVDLALGISAGVLLLCVLIGLKVPLPSTENLNMDLLRRWTEPETRLPIEPRSGPVIVSIAYRIRDEDIDAFLALMDERRRIRRRDGARQWRLMRDLAEPEVWVEKYQTPTWLDYVRHNQRITHADAAISEGIRALHQGPDKPVVHRMIERTTAPLAANLHGERHYGEPLTDPTRAS; this is encoded by the coding sequence ATGAGTTCCAGCGCCGACGCCTCCCCCTCTCCCACGCCGCCTTCCGCACCTCCTGAGCGCCCCTCGGCCTTGGCGCCGCTGCGGCATCCCATTTTCCGGGCGGTGTGGATCACCAGCCTGGTGACCAATTTCGGCGGCCTGATCCAGTCGGTCGGCGCGGCCTGGATGATGACCTCCATCGCCTCGGCTCAGATGACGGCCCTGGTGCAGGCCTCCGTCACCCTGCCGATCATGCTGCTGTCGCTGGCGGCCGGGGCCCTGGCCGACACGGTGGACCGGCGCAAGATCATGCTGGCGGCCCAGACTTTCATGCTGCTGGTCTCGGCCGGGCTGGCGGCGATGACCTGGATGGGGTGGATCACCCCCTGGGTGCTGCTGACCTTCACCTTCCTGATCGGCTGCGGCACGGCCTTCAACGGCCCGGCGTGGCAGGCCTCGGTCGGCGACATGGTCCCGCGCGAGGATCTGGCTGGGGCCGTGACCCTGAACTCCATGGGCTTCAACATGGCCCGCAGCGTCGGCCCGGCCATCGGCGGCCTGATCGTGGCGGCGGCGGGGGCGGCGGCGGCCTTCGCCGTCAACGCCTTCAGCTACATCGGCCTGCTGGTCGTGCTGTTCCGCTGGAAGCCCGAGCGACCCAAGCAGACCCTGCCGCGCGAGGGCCTGCTGGCGGCCATGGCCGGAGGCCTGCGCTACGCCTTCCTGTCGCCGCGCGTCAGCGCCGTCCTGCTGCGCGCCCTGGTGTTCGGGGTGGGGGCCAGCGCGGTCCAGGCCCTGATGCCCCTGGTGGCGCGCCATACGGTGGGCGGCGGCCCACTGGTGTTCGGCCTGCTGCTGGGCGCCTTCGGCGTCGGAGCCGTGGGCGGCGCCCTGTTCGTCGGCCGGCTGCGCGCCCGCTTCGAGACCGAGACCATCGTGCGCGCGGCCACCCTGGCCTTCGCCGTCGCCGCCCTGGGCGTCGGCTACAGCCCCTGGCTGGTCCTGACCCTGCCGGCCCTGATGGTCGCCGGCGCGGGCTGGGTGCTGACCCTGTCGACCTTCAACGTCACGGTGCAGATGTCGGTGCCGCGCTGGGTCGTGGCCCGCGCCCTGGCGCTGTATCAGATGGCGGCCTTCGGCGGCATGGCGGGCGGCAGCTGGCTGTGGGGCGCCCTGGCCCAGGCCCATGGCGTCGACCTGGCCCTGGGGATTTCAGCGGGGGTGCTGCTGCTGTGCGTCCTGATCGGCCTCAAGGTGCCCCTGCCCTCGACCGAAAACCTGAACATGGACCTGCTGCGACGCTGGACCGAACCCGAGACCCGCCTGCCGATCGAGCCGCGCAGCGGGCCAGTCATTGTCTCCATCGCCTATCGCATCCGCGATGAGGATATCGACGCCTTCCTGGCCCTGATGGACGAGCGCCGCCGCATCCGCCGCCGCGACGGGGCGCGCCAGTGGCGGCTGATGCGCGACCTGGCCGAGCCCGAGGTCTGGGTCGAGAAGTATCAGACGCCGACCTGGCTGGACTATGTGCGCCACAACCAGCGCATCACCCACGCCGACGCCGCGATCAGCGAGGGCATCCGCGCCCTGCATCAGGGACCCGACAAGCCGGTCGTGCACCGCATGATCGAGCGCACCACCGCCCCCCTGGCCGCCAACCTGCATGGCGAGCGCCACTACGGCGAGCCCCTGACCGACCCGACCCGCGCTTCCTGA